From Anopheles darlingi chromosome 2, idAnoDarlMG_H_01, whole genome shotgun sequence, the proteins below share one genomic window:
- the LOC125950924 gene encoding cleavage and polyadenylation specificity factor subunit 4, with product MDTLIANVDSWTFKIEKDLSEQYGALALPFPGMDKSTAAVCQFFNASDGMECKKGNSCPFRHIRGDRTIVCKHWLRGLCKKGDQCEFLHEYDMTKMPECYFYSRFNACHNKECPFLHIDPESKIKDCPWYDRGFCRHGPNCRHRHVRRVLCNNYLAGFCPDGSECKYMHPRFELPPPPEIKDQTPKRPTTCHYCGEVGHKACYCPKMPQEQREATLRMEDLKYRALGYYKHRAHQDGANNPGGEEAGNFMHQKPPPRPIEEITCFKCGMKGHYANKCTKGPFAFLNSGQRK from the exons ATGGATACGCTTATAGCGAACGTGGACAGCTGGACGTTCAAGATCGAAAAGGACCTGAGCGAACAGTATGGAGCTCTCGCACTGCCCTTTCCCGGGATGGACA AATCCACCGCGGCCGTTTGCCAGTTCTTCAATGCCTCCGATGGGATGGAATGCAAGAAGGGCAACTCGTGTCCGTTCCGGCACATCCGcggcgatcgaacgatcgtgtGTAAGCATTGGCTGCGCGGTCTGTGCAAGAAGGGCGATCAGTGCGAGTTCCTGCACGAGTACGACATGACCAAGATGCCCGAGTGTTACTTCTACTCACGCTTCAATGCCTGCCACAACAAGGAGTGTCCCTTTCTGCACATCGACCCCGAGAGCAAAATCAAAGACTGTCCTTGGTATGACCGAGGGTTCTGCCGGCACGGTCCCAACTGCCGGCATCGGCATGTGCGCAGGGTGCTGTGTAATAACTATCTGGCCGGCTTTTGCCCGGATGGATCGGAGTGCAAGTACATGCACCCACGGTTTgagctgccaccgccaccagagATCAAGGATCAAACACCGAAACGGCCCACCACCTGTCACTATTGCGGTGAGGTAGGCCACAAGGCGTGCTACTGTCCCAAGATGCCTCAAGAG CAACGGGAAGCTACCCTACGAATGGAAGACCTCAAATATCGGGCCCTCGGATACTACAAGCATCGTGCACACCAAGATGGTGCAAACAATCCCGGAGGCGAGGAGGCTGGCAACTTTATGCAccagaaaccaccaccgaggccTATAGAAGAGATCAC ATGTTTCAAGTGCGGAATGAAGGGCCATTACGCCAACAAGTGCACCAAAGGGCCTTTTGCATTCCTTAACAGCGGCCAGCGGAAATAG
- the LOC125950925 gene encoding FAD synthase encodes MTRLEESLKILQQALSMFRPEELFLSFNGGKDCTVLLDIIHNMNRKEAKRIKCIYVRPLNPFSEIEEFVELCRTHYGITIATVSGGIKAALETICQEDSQLRACIMGSRKTDPYCERLEPFKETDPGWPKLMRINPLLEWSCDDIWSYIRDHNVPYCTLYDQGYTSIGDKTNTIPNPYLKVEEDSTGDITYLPAYTLKDADKHERAGRL; translated from the exons ATGACCAGACTCGAAGAGTCCTTGAAG ATACTCCAACAGGCCCTGAGTATGTTCAGGCCGGAGGAGCTGTTCCTTTCGTTTAACGGTGGCAAGGACTGTACGGTGCTATTAGACATTATCCACAATATGAACcggaaggaagcgaagcggaTCAAATGTATCTATGTGCGTCCCTTGAATCCTTTCAGTGAGATCGAAGAGTTTGTGGAATTGTGCCGGACCCACTACGGTATCACCATAGCGACCGTCAGTGGCGGCATCAAAGCGGCACTGGAAACCATCTGCCAGGAGGATTCACAGCTCCGGGCATGCATAATGGGTTCGCGCAAAACCGATCCATACTGCGAGCGGTTAGAACCTTTCAAG GAAACTGACCCCGGCTGGCCAAAGCTGATGCGCATCAATCCGCTACTCGAGTGGTCGTGCGATGATATTTGGAGCTACATCCGGGACCACAACGTGCCTTACTGCACGCTCTACGATCAAGG TTATACATCGATCGGTGATAAAACGAATACGATTCCCAACCCGTATCTGAAGGTTGAAGAGGACAGCACTGGAGATATTACGTACCTGCCGGCGTACACCTTAAAGGATGCCGATAAGCATGAGCGCGCGGGGCGGCTCTAG
- the LOC125959709 gene encoding uncharacterized protein LOC125959709 codes for MSKETMIIFVYDLTKKVENDDPTGSIIYFHPMWVSELQKKSLCGQLMGSTYFLGETLAKVRFIALQNGKFALRPHGRFMLAVGSDRNVPDSILEYRANLLSTLIELFHGNFNTLYNVFVEKEQKNGFNEKVFCVMESCLPMLQFNGNIFQNMPSLRLPKCASNIYLESNQVLQSFLQNKGVLGGSIFFHNKVLVSQLPTNLTKLLVYSDPYRVKIAETINVTFHVPNGVSLISAYIPKRDYTQLVEATKNIPIYFNNGSAGAATNGGSGPPVPAFAIKKKLIPSKELGGPLGGLKSDKSIIFSHIPEEESVPAEGGVGEAAGVAPRKPFNVSRPTFLPLKFKNLTSRDIIDSGVNSINFDESDSFPNFIGKTSVVSTPLTENKIVPNRNMMSICVTQDKSTLEQSEDNTNPGVPNTTNEEAKITKEGERETGSSMFKQINSGVPMKYDAIFSNPLLLSTKKCHAISLSTLNEREVDEQDDSTVSEDDTGDEQRKKRMSLIHRLISKNYSALKTVADPLYPIVDQRKRAMSFSLFQDIERLRNEHLAELVEQEEEQKDRESQAVPEEAEPPVASKSEIDAAESIISKPADDTATQPPITPLDRRGLSLPIKSFNLNDDHQPNHHHRSTGVGGSTELFTRRKSTLELTPLMTKLTVLAANDPESSGVSSWDTTPGCSYNMAISPQEYIPQRRKSQDIQQQQLSTVNGAAREDDDKPLVKVELFVCVQQNMTLVLVMQEKNCKNQRLVQTLFESCVSKFLRIENDIQLAMNINVDGYDKAEGYSLIALDSDWDVAKKSGPWSMMELQTTESLHTHFRKSNLVTEVTLKSQDSVLYGYQCGMRELFYTQIANAQSGLPPPQDVMGSVPLCAKRRIERDHFALLL; via the exons ATGTCGAA AGAAACGATGATTATCTTTGTTTACGACCTCACGAAGAAAGTGGAGAACGATGACCCGACCGGATCGATTATTTACTTCCACCCGATGTGGGTGTCCGAGCTGCAGAAGAAATCGCTCTGTGGTCAGCTCATG GGATCGACTTACTTTCTGGGAGAAACCTTAGCCAAGGTGCGCTTCATTGCACTGCAAAATGGAAAGTTCGCGCTGCGACCGCACGGTCGCTTTATGCTG GCCGTTGGATCGGATCGCAACGTCCCCGATTCCATTCTCGAGTATCGGGCAAACCTACTGTCGACGCTGATTGAACTGTTTCACGGCAATTTCAACACCCTGTACAACGTGTTCGTcgagaaggagcaaaagaatgGATTTAATGAGAAGGTATTCTGTGTGATGGAATCCTGCCTACCGATGCTCCAATTCaatggaaacatttttcaaaatatgcCCTCACTCCGATTGCCAAAG TGCGCCAGCAATATCTACTTGGAATCCAATCAAGTACTGCAGAGTTTTCTGCAAAACAAGGGCGTACTCGGCGGTTCCATATTCTTCCACAATAA AGTGTTGGTTTCGCAGCTGCCAACCAACTTGACGAAGCTACTAGTCTATTCGGATCCTTATCGCGTGAAGATAGCGGAAACAATTAACGTCACATTCCACGTACCGAACGGCGTTAGCCTAATCAGTGCGTACATTCCAAAGCGTGATTACACGCAGCTCGTAGAGGCtacaaaaaacattccaatctATTTCAACAACGGTTCCGCTGGCGCTGCCACCAACGGCGGGTCCGGACCTCCTGTACCAGCATTTGCCATCAAAAAGAAGCTAATACCCTCAAAAGAGCTCGGTGGACCGCTCGGTGGGTTGAAGTCGGATAAATCGATTATCTTTTCACACATTCCCGAGGAAGAGAGTGTGCCGGCCGAGGGAGGTGTCGGCGAAGCCGCTGGCGTAGCACCGCGGAAGCCCTTCAACGTTTCACGGCCAACGTTCTTACCGCTGAAGTTTAAGAATCTTACCTCGCGCGATATAATCGATTCCGGGGTGAATTCGATCAACTTTGATGAGTCGGACAGTTTCCCGAATTTTATCGGCAAAACCAGCGTTGTCTCGACGCCGCTGACTGAGAATAAGATTGTGCCAAACCGTAACATGATGTCGATATGCGTGACGCAAGATAAATCTACCTTGGAACAATCCGAGGACAACACCAATCCGGGTGTGCCGAACACGACGAACGAAGAGGCCAAAATCACCAAAGAAGGGGAGCGCGAGACGGGCAGTAGCATGTTCAAACAGATCAATTCGGGGGTTCCGATGAAGTACGACGCCATTTTTAGCAATCCGTTGCTGCTGAGCACCAAGAAGTGCCATGCCATCTCCCTGTCGACACTGAACGAGCGCGAGGTAGATGAACAAGACGATAGTACTGTATCGGAGGACGATACGGGAGATGAACAGCGGAAAAAGCGAATGTCGTTGATACACCGGTTGATTAGTAAAAATTATAGCGCTCTCAAGACTGTTGCCGATCCACTGTACCCGATCGTAGACCAGCGGAAACGAGCAATGTCTTTCAGCCTGTTCCAGGACATTGAGCGGCTACGTAACGAGCATCTGGCTGAGCTGGTTGAgcaagaggaggagcagaaggacaGGGAAAGCCAAGCAGTTCCAGAAGAAGCCGAACCGCCGGTAGCGAGCAAGAGCGAGATCGATGCGGCTGAATCTATCATATCCAAACCGGCGGATGACACAGCAACACAACCGCCGATCACACCGTTGGATCGACGTGGGCTTAGTCTGCCGATCAAATCGTTCAATCTTAACGATGACCATCAgccaaaccatcaccaccgttcgACAGGCGTTGGGGGTAGTACGGAGCTGTTCACGCGACGCAAGAGCACCCTGGAATTGACACCACTCATGACGAAGCTAACCGTGCTGGCCGCGAATGATCCCGAGTCAAGTGGTGTCTCCAGCTGGGACACGACGCCAGGCTGTAGCTACAATATGGCCATTTCACCGCAGGAGTATATACCACAGCGTCGAAAATCGCAAGacatacagcagcaacagctgtcCACCGTTAACGGCGCAGCACGGGAGGATGACGATAAGCCGCTGGTCAAGGTGGAACTGTTCGTTTGCGTCCAGCAGAACATGACGCTGGTACTAGTCATGCAGGAGAAGAACTGCAAAAATCAACGGCTCGTTCAAACTCTC TTCGAGTCATGTGTTTCCAAGTTCCTGAGGATTGAGAACGACATTCAGTTAGCGATGAACATAAATGTGGACGGATACGATAAGGCGGAGGGCTACAGCCTTATCGCACTCGATTCCGATTGGGATGTCGCGAAAAAGAGTGGTCCCTGGAGTATGATGGAACTGCAGACGACAGAATCTCTGCATACGCACTTTCGTAAAAGTAATCTCGTGACGGAAGTTACATTGAA ATCGCAAGATTCGGTTCTCTATGGCTACCAGTGCGGGATGCGTGAGCTGTTTTACACCCAGATAGCAAATGCGCAGAGTGGACTGCCGCCACCGCAGGACGTGATGGGATCGGTTCCCTTGTGTGCCAAACGGCGCATCGAGCGGGATCATTTTGCGTTGCTGCTTTAA
- the LOC125950248 gene encoding centromere/kinetochore protein zw10, whose amino-acid sequence MEKVDYKPFENVSFSVTEVLSCIRKHQDEVRDLVRGQYVDFMPSAHDYHLLLDSAKLLEVEIGELRTTMNQLSVDKSSAARNDLCQYQRDLEEGVRGYKIAKKLLSIHDLFEALSRTENSYEKRAHMLAKIKQLLNDIEDPVLPELHCFQNMILRYEIEYSGLINDLNTQFKKLVMLQQRTFHNTKSVTIKICKDEVQLCQVVVALLKTQHNFRFVCRFLLDEVFAPVIVKPVSLICDEKSDDEHVQIQLSYQLKVAEELRPGYKTVLSNMIQIFYNLSNMNAVLSEDECLFKVLARQMKKELCEMLIEQCLERDIPGTIEGMKDSPMVKDVTDFNGILTTFNFVDGENDTRLEEYANSIESIHHKKLCDNVLESALEIMKRESHDMVVIEQHEYQFASSTNTATGQSSNCMVTRTAVEMKKFLDKVLTEVQTQHGEAADQLVKTIATILERYTVDVPMANEKLLFKIPQQSALFRNDCSYLNYWLQKNDDKLKEHCSFACISESLKTCGEEIFQHQLSSQRTQMLQALNGFELTNSLVELGSEHQRAIRQCIRQFELLKNVWQTVLPDSVYKQSISGLVDVFLREVIKRVQSLEDITTAIGNGLVLLIDIMKETLPKLFKEPSEVHQLVKQWTKLMQLRQILCGSLVEITELWAEGKGPLTMCFSAEEVKHLVRALFQNTKQRQACIASIA is encoded by the exons ATGGAGAAAGTGGATTATAAACCGTTCGAAAACGTTTCTTTCAGCGTCACCGAGGTGCTGTCCTGCATCCGGAAGCACCAGGATGAGGTACGTGATCTCGTGCGGGGCCAGTATGTGGACTTTATGCCCAGTGCCCACGACTACCATTTGCTGCTGGATAGCGCGAAGCTGTTGGAGGTAGAAATCGGGGAACTGCGGACCACCATGAACCAGCTGAGCGTTGACAAATCCAGCGCCGCCCGGAATGATCTGTGCCAGTACCAGCGTGATCTGGAGGAGGGCGTGCGAGGATACAAAATCGCCAAAAAGCTCCTTTCAATCCACGATCTGTTTGAAGCGCTTAGTCGGACGGAAAATTCGTACGAGAAGCGGGCACACATGCTCGCCAAGATCAAGCAGCTGCTGAACGATATCGAGGATCCGGTGCTACCCGAGCTGCACTGCTTCCAGAACATGATACTGCGCTACGAAATCGAATACAGTGGGTTGATCAACGATCTCAACACGCAGTTCAAGAAACTGGTGATGTTACAGCAGCGCACCTTCCACAACACAAAATCCGTCACGATTAAGATCTGCAAGGACGAAGTGCAGCTgtgccaggtggtggtggctctgTTGAAAACCCAGCAcaactttcgcttcgtttgccGGTTCCTGCTGGATGAAGTGTTTGCTCCCGTTATCGTGAAGCCTGTCTCGTTGATCTGCGACGAGAAGAGTGACGATGAGCACGTCCAGATACAGCTCTCCTACCAGTTGAAAGTCGCGGAAGAACTACGCCCCGGTTACAAGACGGTACTCTCCAACATGATTCAAATTTTCTACAACCTAAGCAACATGAACGCCGTGCTGTCGGAGGATGAGTGTCTGTTTAAGGTGTTGGCCAGGCAGATGAAGAAGGAGCTGTGTGAGATGTTGATCGAGCAATGCCTCGAACGCGACATTCCAGGGACTATCGAAGGTATGAAAGACTCACCGATGGTAAAGGATGTGACCGATTTCAACGGAATTCTTACAACATTCAACTTTGTTGATGGGGAAAACGACACCCGGCTTGAGGAGTATGCCAACTCGATtgaatccatccatcacaaGAAGTTGTGTGACAACGTGCTGGAATCGGCGCTGGAAATCATGAAACGGGAAAGCCATGATATGGTCGTGATCGAACAGCACGAGTACCAGTTCGCCAGTAGCACTAACACCGCGACCGGGCAGTCTTCGAACTGCATGGTCACGCGCACCGCGGTCGAGATGAAAAAGTTCCTCGATAAGGTACTGACCGAGGTGCAGACGCAGCACGGCGAGGCGGCCGACCAGTTAGTCaaaaccattgccaccattCTGGAGCGCTATACGGTCGATGTACCGATGGCCAACGAGAAGCTGCTCTTCAAGATTCCTCAACAATCGGCTCTGTTTCGAAACGATTGCTCCTACCTGAATTACTGGCTCCAGAAGAACGATGACAAGCTAAAGGAACACTGCTCTTTTGCATGCATTTCCGAGTCACTGAAAACGTGTGGAGAGGAAATATTTCAGCACCAGCTGAGCAGTCAACGTACCCAGATGTTACAAGCGCTGAACGGATTCG AACTGACGAATAGTCTGGTTGAACTGGGATCAGAGCACCAGCGTGCAATCCGTCAATGTATCCGCCAGTTTGAGCTGCTAAAGAACGTCTGGCAAACGGTGCTACCGGATAGCGTGTACAAGCAGAGCATTTCCGGCTTAGTGGATGTGTTTCTGCGCGAAGTCATCAAGCGGGTGCAAAGCCTGGAAGACATAACGACCGCCATCGGGAAtggtttggtgctgctgattgaCATCATGAAGGAGACGCTACCGAAGCTGTTTAAG GAACCCAGCGAGGTGCATCAGTTGGTAAAACAGTGGACCAAACTGATGCAGTTGCGGCAGATACTGTGCGGTTCGCTGGTAGAGATCACCGAACTGTGGGCCGAAGGAAAGGGTCCGCTAACGATGTGCTTCAGCGCGGAAGAAGTGAAGCACTTGGTCCGTGCCCTGTTCCAGAACACGAAGCAACGCCAGGCCTGCATCGCCTCGATCGCTTAG
- the LOC125950250 gene encoding phosducin-like protein, with translation MATLDDKLLGEKVHNYCSSSEDEEQDEATGDGGGGEEGDSSEQRSADDRRGKASSHRMNKIKPVREEESLQHKTHWTGTAGNTGPKGVIQDWQRFKQLEAERREQDDAEKLRLLKKLSITAQTKEEDEKAAAMSELDAEFEELMEEGFLLEYQRKRMAEMLAMMERKGRYGELIDLKTGDDFLQAIDKENKNTTVVVHIYREKYGPCTKMNDALKQLAKEYLNVKFCKFICTDAGLSNMFKASGVPALLIYKGGQMIGNFVKLVDDLSDEFDYSDVESFLVENGIINDKSCNPAIVQNQQQQ, from the coding sequence ATGGCCACGCTGGACGATAAATTGCTGGGCGAGAAGGTGCACAACTATTGCAGTAGcagcgaggacgaggagcaaGACGAAGCGACCGGTGATGGAGGGGGCGGAGAGGAGGGAGATTCGAGTGAGCAACGATCCGCCGATGATCGTCGCGGTAAGGCATCGTCGCATCGGATGAACAAAATCAAACCCGTCCGGGAGGAGGAATCGctgcaacacaaaacacactgGACGGGGACGGCCGGTAATACGGGACCGAAGGGAGTAATACAGGATTGGCAGCGGTTCAAGCAGCTCGAGGCGGAACGGCGTGAGCAAGATGATGCGGAAAAGTTGCGGCTACTGAAGAAGCTTAGCATCACGGCCCaaacgaaggaggaggacgagaaggCGGCTGCAATGAGCGAACTGGATGCCGAGTTTGAAGAGCTGATGGAGGAAGGCTTTCTGCTCGAGTACCAGCGGAAGCGGATGGCCGagatgctggcgatgatggagCGGAAGGGCCGCTACGGTGAGCTGATCGATTTGAAGACTGGCGACGACTTTCTGCAGGCGATCGACAAGGAAAACAAGAACACGACCGTCGTGGTGCACATCTATCGCGAAAAGTACGGTCCGTGCACGAAGATGAACGATGCGTTGAAGCAGCTGGCTAAGGAGTACCTGAACGTGAAGTTCTGCAAATTTATCTGCACCGATGCTGGGCTGAGCAACATGTTCAAGGCTTCCGGTGTGCCGGCCCTGTTGATCTACAAGGGTGGCCAAATGATCGGTAACTTTGTGAAGCTGGTGGACGATCTGAGCGACGAGTTCGATTACAGCGACGTGGAGAGCTTCCTGGTAGAGAACGGCATCATTAACGACAAGTCGTGCAATCCGGCAATCGTacaaaaccaacagcagcagtag